The Cyprinus carpio isolate SPL01 chromosome A10, ASM1834038v1, whole genome shotgun sequence nucleotide sequence TGTGAATATCCTACCATGATTAGAACTGCTTGTGTTAATCCTTAACCCCATTTTTTCATAACTGCAATGATAAGTCTGTGGCCAATATGTGGGCAGTTTCCCTTTATTTTGTACACATATGCTGTTCTGGCGTATAGTGTGACTAAACTCTCCAACAACTCGAGCAGAAAGCAAATAATTAGCACTTGTTTGAGTCACCTCATTGTCCTGTTCAGTTTTTATGTACCAAAGCTGGTCTCTATTTTACTAACTTGAATAGGAGTTGAGCTAAATTTAACAGAGCGAAATGCACTTTTGATTGTAGCCTCTCTGATTCCTCCCTTAATAAACCCCACTGTTTATTGTACCAGAACTAAAGAGATCAGAACACGGCTAgcagatgtatttttttgtaaaagattGCACGACATCAAAGTTAATTTCAGTAGATTTATTGTCTTAATTCTGATTGCGATTATGTTGCTTGTTTTGAtaatttgttttgtgatgctCCTGCTCATGTCAGAAACTATAAGCCATAGCATAGACATGCTTATGTTGAATTGATTGTTTTCCAATAAAGATATGTAATATGGAAATATGGAAATGAAACAGGGAAAAATATTTGGAgctatgcttttttttaaaaatgacagaattagCAGAGATTTGAAACATTAAACAGACTTTCTATGTATTGAAAAAATAGCCTACCTGTTAAACAAAACTATTTCTACATGTATTGTGTATTTCATCTTTGTGTATGTGAAGCATAAAATTATtcatcataatgaacaaaaaattaagTCTGTTGTCCCTCATTTACCGTTTACTATGCGATGGCTTGGTGGTTTTGCTGCATTAGgcaaaaaaaactttatctaATCATTTAAAGCCGGGTTCAATAGGTTGACTATAACAGATGTATGATGTTAATTCTTAGATTGTAATGTTATTGCTGCATGTGTTTTATGATGCTCTTGCTCATGTTAGAGACAAGGGCAAAGCAGACATTTGCCTTTAAAACAAagaatacttttgtttttttttcaatctcaGTATTAGAAGAATTTTTTATGCAAtgttaaacagaaaatatttgtaGAATCATTTTGAATTTCTGCGGtgtatgaataatataaaaaaaggaaatcatcATAAAATAACATATGTTGTCCCTCAATCCCAGCAATTAGTGATTCTATTAAAACATTTGTGTAATGGGATCTTCAACACTACAGGGAACTTTATTAGCTCAGCTATTAAATGAACATTAAGAAGGCCCTTGTGTATATTACTAAGTTGGCCTATACATTATGGTTCACAGTGAAGTCTCTGTGATGAGTAATCTCAATCACTGGTTTTGGGTTCAATTATTACAAATTGGTTAACATTTATCAATTATTTAACATGGCTCATTCTTTTAGAGGGGTTAAGGTGATGTAATACACTAAAGACAAGTGTTTTACATGGAGAGTAGGAGACATGAGCAATATAGCCCCTTTAACCTTGTGTGACAAACTACCCCTATCTCCCAATCATGTCTAATTTAATAATAggttaatgcattataatattgttggatatattttttctaatatatgtgtgtttttgtttaaccACAAACTGTACTTGAGAGACTTTCTATGTTGTTTGAGTCCTACGTTTACTCAATCATGGTTGCAAGGAAACCATGACGTACAGTATCTGtcacatattaaattataaaaggcAGGATTTCAGTCATATGTTTATCTGAGTAGGAGGAACATCTCAGACAgttttatgctattttttatgcttttttactACTCTGATTGGAATTAAGGAActaaagaagaaaaggaaaataattatattacataatatcttttttttattcttaagaaTGCATGAAACCCTTTTTGTATTGCTGTTAAAACTATATTTCAACTTTCAGAGTTTTCATCCCCTTGCAGTTACAAACACTGTCTGCACCTTTCTGCCATTTTCCTTCATAGGAGCCTTTTTTCTGTGCATATATGAGTACATTGAGACCCTAATTGACTTCATCTTATCATCTGTAATaactgtattttgaaatatttgaatattgGGAAGTGGCTGATTATAAATGGCAAATGAAAATTACTCTGTGAAAAATGTAGACAGCTTTATAATCACTGGATTTGATCACCTGCAGAATCAAAAGCTTCTTGGGTTCCTCATCTTAATAACCTACATGCTCATACTTCTTGGGAATGGCATTAATCTGTGTATCATCTCAACTGACAAACATTTACGTAAACCAATGTACATGTTAATCTGTAATCTAGCTGTTGTTGACATAATGTTCTCTTCTACCTGCAGCACAACCATGATCTCAGTGCTGCTGGCTGAGATTAAAACGGTTTCATATTACTCTTGTATCTCAAGGACATACTTCTATCATCTTGGTGATTTCACAGAGTGCATGGCTCTGACATTAATGGCAATAGACCGCCTTATTGCAATTAGACTTCCTTTAAGATACCACAGCATTGTAACAAATTCACGAACATTTATGCTAATTTTTCTAACCTGGCTTGCTGGTTTTGCGGTTATAGGTTTTGTGATTTCAATAGCAGACAGTGTCCCATACTGTCAGCCTGTCATCAGATATGTGTTTTGTAATTATGCTTCCATGATCAGAGCTGCTTGTGTTAATCCTGAaccatattttttcataactgCAATTATAAGTTTGGGGCCACTATGTGGACAGTTCCCCTTTATTCTGTGTACCTATATTGTTCTGGCTTACAGCGTTACTAGACTCTCCAACAACTCAAGCAAAAAGCAAATGATCAGCACCTGCTCCAGTCATCTCATTGTCTTGTTTAGTTATTATGCACCAAAGCTGGTCTCTATTTTACTAACTCGAATAGGAGTTGAGCTAAATTTAACAGACAggaatgcaatttttattgtAGCCTCTCTAGTTTCTCCTTTAATAAACCCCACTATTTATTGCACCAGAACTAAAGAGATCAGGAAACGATTAGCAGATgtatttttgcacacaaaaaaatagtaccaaatcaaattaaatcaagtcAGTTTCAATAGCTTTATCATCTTAATTCTGATTGTGATGATGttgcttgttttaaaaatgtgttgttaatAATGCTAGAGACTAATTGCCAAAGCATAGACATGCTGATgttgaattgctttttttttctttttttttaaataaaagaaaacagggAAAATATTTGgagttcagtttagtttttaaaattacagtattggcggacatttgaaatgttaaacaaaatgacTTTCTATACATTGACAAACAGCCTACCtctaaaacaaaacagtttgtagatgtatttaatatttatatgtgaaGCATGAATCATAGTGTGTATGTGAagcatgaataatattaattatcataataaacataaaattaagtcTGTTGTCCCTCAGCCCCAACAACATCAGTTATTGATTCTGTTAAAACATTTGTGCACTGGGATCTAAAGCACATCTCTGCTCAGATAATAATGGATCATTAAGAGGATCCTTGTGTAAGGTGAAAGCATTTTGACTCTGCCCCTGTCAGTACTGGCaagctactgaaaaaaaaactagctaAGCTACTATCTACTCTACAGAACTACTTTACAGCCTATAtggaaaatgttcaaatgttgCTATCCAgcatatttttaacataagagtgggagcagccatttttaatttaaatgtccaAGGCTTTCCAAAATTGCTACAACTGTTGACCTCTTGGGTGGCCCTTGCCTGAATTTTTTACCAATATGATTATACTGTGTTCTTCACAACAGCTTTTACAAATTACgatattagcattttaattttctaaaaatattctgCCTTTGACCTTTAAACTGTGTGTTTGAGACCAACATGAAAAACCATTgctaaagaaaacatatttgtatattttaattgattaatcacTGCTAGGAAACTATGACGCACTGTATGtgtcacacaattaaaaaaataaaaggcagaacatcacacacacacgcatttatTGAAATTGATGCGAGCAATATTTGAGAAGCTCTTGTATAagaaattctaatatttttaaagatcTAAAAATTAATTCCTAAGGAAGAATAAGACTGGAAAATGTTTtgcatattattcatatttagaatttaaaatgatcaaaactctttttatatttctgttaaaaCTATATTTCAACTTTCACAGTTTTTATCACCTGGCCATTACAGACGCTGTCTGCATCCTTCTGCCATTTTCCTTCACAGGAGCTTTTTTTCTGTGCATATATGAGAACATCATGGGTGTAATTGTTgtcatttgattttatatttgtattttgaaatacttGTGTCTGTATGTTAGGAAGTGAGTTACTGGAGATGGCAGCTGAAAATTACACTGTGAACAATGTAGAGAGCTTTATAATCACTGGATTTGATCACCTGCAGAATCAAAAACTCCTTGGATTCCTCATCTTAATAACCTACATGCTCATACTGCTTGGGAACGGCATTAATCTGTGTATCATCTCGATTAACAGGCATTTACACACAAACCAATGTACATATTAATCTGTAATCTAGCTGTTGTTGACATAATGTTCTCTTCTACCTGCAGCACAACCATGATCTCAGTGCTGCTGGCTGAGACTAAAACAGTTTCATATTACTCTTGTATCTCAAGGACATACTTTTATCATCTCGGTGATATCACAGTATGCATGGCTCTAACTTTAATGGCAATAGACCGACTTATTGCGATCAAGATTCCATTAAGGTACCACAGCATAGTAACAAATTCACGAACATTTCTGCTTATTTCTCTGACTTGGCTCATTGGTTTTTCTATTATGGGTGTTGTGATATCAGTGGTAGACAACGTCCCATACTGTCAGCCTGTCATCAGATATGTGTTTTGTGATTATCCTTCTATGATCAGAGCTGCTTGTGTTAATCCTGAACCCTATTTTTTCTTGCCTGCAATGATCAGTCTTTGGTTGTTGTGTGGACAGTTTCCCTTTATTCTGTGTACCTATGCTGTCCTGGCTTACAGCGTTACTAGACTGTCCAACAACTCAAGCAAAAAGCAAATGATCAGCACTTGCTCCAGTCATCTCATTGTCTTGTTTAGTTATTATGCACCAAAGCTGGTTTCTATTTTACTAACTCGAATAGGAGTTGTGCTAAGTTTAACAGACAGAAATGCAGTAACAACCGTGGCCTCTCT carries:
- the LOC109087777 gene encoding olfactory receptor 6N1-like → MANENYSVKNVDSFIITGFDHLQNQKLLGFLILITYMLILLGNGINLCIISTDKHLRKPMYMLICNLAVVDIMFSSTCSTTMISVLLAEIKTVSYYSCISRTYFYHLGDFTECMALTLMAIDRLIAIRLPLRYHSIVTNSRTFMLIFLTWLAGFAVIGFVISIADSVPYCQPVIRYVFCNYASMIRAACVNPEPYFFITAIISLGPLCGQFPFILCTYIVLAYSVTRLSNNSSKKQMISTCSSHLIVLFSYYAPKLVSILLTRIGVELNLTDRNAIFIVASLVSPLINPTIYCTRTKEIRKRLADVFLHTKK